Proteins found in one Plasmodium relictum strain SGS1 genome assembly, chromosome: 13 genomic segment:
- a CDS encoding enoyl-CoA hydratase, putative — translation MIRNILNNGKNRSILSILKEKEKCYNITRFKKNLNYFHTINEAVEKEESNCFTRHKYVDFFRDETRNIGIITFKDMNDKKNIFHEFLDELKNVIEHINNILSNEENNTFYIKEFKNKDNYLIKNIKNRIPYYDNKLKIIIINSVINNNNTFLNSLDYNSYLKNDEETNVNISNSFRYLCNNIQHLPLITISNINGLCLNSGIDFILSTDFRISKQESKFGFDKTYIGLFPYGGSTQKLFRNIPMNYSKYLLLTNQIINANDALKMNLIDICLNNNEEFFIDNSNVSFEDNLSNKEKFCILKENIIKYFQDIFKHKTLQMKIDDDSFIFTLFFSFQFLFIPTYVLQNMKLSINEGISLNDVNSYLDYDKNIFERNINSSQRLDILNYIKKRNK, via the coding sequence atgataagaaatattttaaacaaTGGAAAAAATAGAAGCATATTAAGCATATTGAAAGAGAAAGAGAAGTGTTATAATATAacaagatttaaaaaaaatttaaattattttcacaCAATTAATGAAGCAgttgaaaaagaagaaagtaATTGTTTTACTAGACATAAGTATGTTGATTTCTTTAGAGATGAAACTAGAAATATTGGAATAATAACATTTAAAGATatgaatgataaaaaaaatatttttcatgaATTTTtagatgaattaaaaaatgtgaTAGAGCATATAAATAACATATTAtctaatgaagaaaataacactttttatataaaagaatttaagAATAAGGATaattatttgataaaaaatataaaaaacagaATTCCTTATTATGATAAtaagttaaaaataataattattaatagtgtaataaataataataacactTTTCTAAATTCATTAGATtataattcttatttaaaaaatgatgaagaaaCAAATGTAAATATATCTAATTCCTTTAGatatttatgtaataatATCCAACACTTACCACTTATAACAATAAGTAATATAAATGGATTATGTTTAAACAGTGGAATTGATTTCATTTTATCTACTGATTTTAGAATCTCAAAGCAGGAAAGCAAATTTGGATTTGACAAAACTTATATTGGCTTATTTCCTTATGGTGGTAGCACTCAAAAACTGTTTAGGAATATTCCTATGaattattcaaaatatttattattaactaaTCAAATAATAAACGCCAATGACgcattaaaaatgaatttaattGATATATGTTTGAACAATAATGAAGAATTTTTCATAGATAATTCTAATGTTTCATTTGAAGATAATTTGtctaataaagaaaaattttgtattttaaaagaaaacataataaaatattttcaagaTATTTTTAAGCATAAAACACTTCAAATGAAAATAGACGATGATAGTTTTATATTTactctatttttttcatttcaatttttatttattcctACATATGTTTTACAAAATATGAAGTTAAGTATAAATGAAGGGATTTCATTAAACGATGTTAACTCTTACTTAGactatgataaaaatatttttgaaagaaatataaattctTCTCAACGATTAGATatcttaaattatattaaaaaaagaaacaaatgA
- a CDS encoding DEAD/DEAH box helicase, putative, producing MNIGWMTDLENLIERKRNYKKNETELIKKKKLNETNNYMINNCYENNYNLYKYNINKEVLENYRKENINELYKWQDECLSKLKTVDWDKGENFIYVAPTSGGKTLVAEIFAFEEVEKIECIFFLLPLNSLINEKIDYFKKICKNTNIKIGSEMDDNNIILCTYEKLNNYMNKKKINCNNSYIVIIDEFHLINEEPRGIYIENIISKILYLNKNSAKIKIICMSGTLNNIPILKKWLNAKIYISSYRPQEIKEHYICNYDIFKKEKENFSYFCNTYDFFKLYNNNNNNNNNSSTNNNINDITTNSNNESKCISQFNTKSKIHSFLINKNKILNNSLIHSLLCLSIHSLDNNLNTLIFCSTKKNCEFYINIINKFLNVNPYHKTSEDTQIKRKKLNEKIFLIDKHIYNKMNKLISNGICYYHSDINISVKKLLEISFKEKTLFLLTCTSTLSVGLNLLVDRVIISSPFIAQHFLSITQYKQMIGRAARLKKGDSIIIVEKEHEKTLLEVFKQDFTNIKSTMNNSLESLEKYIIEFICLYYQKLSFNNIIHMLSFSLYYNEVVSSKREEKKELLISLLNEEEKKRGNNYRELFEINIKDLTEEEIFFYNKKKEEIHKVINNLLKHKCIEIKNKNFEITNFCKSLCISNFTLSYGIELLNEIKSFEKIFLYNNFHLCYLCSSCNINITSFNYNLPFLKNLISMISDNYTRNIIFQILKFDSDIINMLNLKNQNIYNKKKLFFNDNALQGKYCKLYMSILLYMYLEENNFSFICSTFKITIDVLQSILQYTYMYIHILIAFYYQIDEWMIASFLKKFLQYFKNSKALSSHHYDISQANNLKYTHNFQKKKMQKKSTA from the coding sequence atgaatataGGTTGGATGACAGATCTCGAAAATTTAAttgaaagaaaaagaaattataaaaaaaatgaaactgaactaataaaaaaaaaaaaactaaatgaaacaaataattatatgaTTAATAATTGTTATGAAaacaattataatttatataaatataatataaataaagaagtTTTAGAAAATTATCGGAAAGAAAAcataaatgaattatataaatggCAAGATGAATGTTTaagtaaattaaaaacaGTTGATTGGGATAAAGGGGAAAACTTTATATATGTAGCACCAACTTCAGGAGGAAAAACTTTAGTAGCTGAAATTTTTGCCTTTGAAGAAgttgaaaaaatagaatgtatattttttttattacctttaaattctttaataaatgaaaaaatagactattttaaaaaaatatgtaaaaataccAATATAAAAATAGGTAGTGAAATggatgataataatataattttatgcacatatgaaaaattgaataactatatgaataaaaaaaaaataaattgtaaTAATAGCTATATAGTAATAATTGATgaatttcatttaataaatgaagaaCCAAGAGGGatttatatagaaaatattatttcaaaaattttatatttaaataaaaattcagcgaaaataaaaattatatgtatgAGTGGAACGTTAAATAATATTCCTATCTTAAAAAAATGGTTAAAcgcaaaaatatatatttcatcatATAGACCTCAAGAAATAAAAGAGCACTATATATGTAattatgatatttttaaaaaagaaaaagaaaacttttcttatttttgtaatacttatgattttttcaaattatataataacaataataataacaacaATAATAGCAgtactaataataatattaatgatattactactaatagtaataatgaaAGTAAATGCATTAGTCAGTTCAAtacaaaaagtaaaattcATTCGTTcttaataaacaaaaataaaattttaaataatagttTAATTCATTCATTATTGTGTCTTTCTATTCATAGTTTAGATAACAATTTAAACACATTGATATTTTGCtctactaaaaaaaattgtgaattttacattaatataataaataaatttctaAATGTTAATCCTTATCATAAGACTTCTGAAGATACtcaaataaaaagaaaaaagttaaatgagaaaatatttcttattgATAAGcacatatataataaaatgaataaattaataagtaATGGAATTTGTTACTACCATAGTGACATCAATATCTCTGTTAAAAAGTTACTTGAAATAtcttttaaagaaaaaacattatttttattaacttgtACATCAACTTTATCAGTTGGATTAAATTTACTAGTTGATAGGGTTATCATATCTTCCCCTTTTATTGCTCAAcattttttatctattacCCAATATAAACAAATGATTGGTCGCGCTGCTAGATTAAAAAAAGGAGACTCAATTATTATAGTTGAAAAAGAGCATGAAAAAACTTTGTTAGAAGTTTTTAAGCAAGAttttacaaatataaaaagtactATGAATAATTCTTTAGAATCTCTTGAAAAATACATTATTGAATTTATATGCTTATATTATcaaaaattatcttttaataatattattcacATGCTATCATTTTCTTTGTATTATAATGAAGTTGTAAGTAGTAAGcgagaagaaaaaaaagaattattaatttctcttttgaatgaagaagaaaaaaaaagagggaATAATTATAGAGAACTTTtcgaaataaatataaaagatttaacagaagaagaaatatttttttataacaaaaaaaaggaagaaatacataaagtaataaataatttactgAAACATAAAtgtatagaaataaaaaataaaaattttgaaataactaATTTTTGCAAATCGTTATGCATAAGTAACTTCACGTTATCATATGGCATagaattattaaatgaaataaaaagttttgaaaaaatatttttatataataattttcatttatgttatttatGTTCTTCTTGTAATATAAACATCACATCGTTTAATTATAACTTgccatttttaaaaaatttaatatcaaTGATTTCTGATAATTACAcaagaaatataatttttcaaatattaaaatttgatagcgatataataaatatgctaaatttaaaaaatcaaaatatatataacaaaaaaaaattatttttcaatgATAATGCACTTCAAGGAAAATACTGTAAATTGTATATgtctattttattatatatgtatttggaagaaaataatttttcttttatatgtAGTACTTTTAAAATAACGATAGATGTTTTACAATCTATTTTACAGTATACTTATATGTATATTCACATTTTAATTGCATTTTATTATCAAATAGATGAATGGATGATAGCAagctttttaaaaaaatttcttcaatattttaaaaattccaAAGCATTATCCAGTCATCATTATGATATTTCTCAAGCTAATAATTTGAAATATACTCacaattttcaaaaaaaaaaaatgcaaaagAAAAGTACTgcataa
- a CDS encoding 60S ribosomal protein L5, putative, producing MAYVKVVKNKAYFKRYQVKYRRRREGKTDYRARKALILQDKNKYNAQKLRFVVRKTNSQIICQIATAHIEGDKILAEAKSKELTKYGIPVGLKNYAAAYATGLLCARRFLKSLNLDSQFVGVEKITEEVEDKEEKEDEDSRKPIKAYLDVGITMTTTGNRVFAALKGACDGGLHIPHGNNRFPGSKNEFNPEQLRKNILGIHVAEYMKTLKEEDNEKYKAHFNDYIQNKIDPDNIEKMYLDAHEKIRQNPERKEKNKDKTKKFQSKHEKPKKLNAKIRKKRVKEKLAKYVEKLQ from the exons atggcATATGTTAAAgttgttaaaaataaagcatACTTTAAAAGATACCAAGTGAAATATAGAAGAAGAAGag agGGAAAAACCGATTATAGAGCTAGAAAAGCTTTAATATTACAAGAcaagaataaatataatgcACAAAAATTGAGATTTGTTGTTCGTAAAACAAACAGTCAAATTATTTGCCAGATAGCTACTGCACATATTGAAGGAGATAAAATTTTAGCTGAAGCAAAATCTAAGGAATTAACAAAATATGGAATACCAGTTGGATTAAAGAATTATGCTGCTGCTTATGCAACTGGACTATTATGTGCTAGACgatttttaaaatcattaaatCTAGATAGTCAATTTGTTGGTGTTGAAAAAATTACTGAAGAAGTAGaagataaagaagaaaaggaAGATGAAGATTCAAGAAAACCAATTAAAGCATATTTAGATGTTGGTATAACCATGACAACTACTGGTAATCGTGTTTTTGCCGCATTAAAGGGAGCATGTGATGGAGGATTACATATCCCTCATGGAAACAACAGATTTCCAGGTTCAAAGAATGAATTTAATCCTGAacaattaagaaaaaatattttaggtATACATGTAGCTGAATATATGAAAActttaaaagaagaagataatgaaaaatataaagcaCATTTTAATGATTacatacaaaataaaatagatccagataatattgaaaaaatgtatttagaTGCCCATGAAAAAATTAGACAAAATCCAGAaagaaaggaaaaaaataaagataaaactaaaaaatttcaatCTAAACATGAAAAacctaaaaaattaaatgctAAAATTAGAAAGAAAAGAGTCAAGGAaaag cTAGCAAAGTATGTTGAAAAATTACAATAA
- a CDS encoding 60S ribosomal protein L7-3, putative — protein sequence MVKEKREKKPSKKTPAPCPLSTKKTVKKEIKKEKKKGIRSNPLIFEKKKRSNIIGVGVRQKKDLSKYVKWPRFIRIQRKKKILLQRLKVPPSINQFNHVLSKSQTQDLMNFLKAYKPESKAEKKKRLLKKAEDALNQVVTKEKKPLFVKYGINHITKLVENKKAKLVVIANDVSPIELVLFLPTLCRLKEVPYCIVKNKAILGKLVHKKNATAVCIEAVSKEDQEKLEYFCNICKENFNNNVEIRRKWGGQKMSAKSMLLKKMKDKAKKIEEAKKKEISSKL from the exons ATG gtgaaagaaaaaagagaaaaaaaaccTTCAAAAAAAACACCAGCACCATGCCCATTAAGTACTAAAAAAACTGtaaagaaagaaataaaaaaggaaaagaaaaagggAATTAGAAGCAATCCattaatttttgaaaaaaaaaagagaagtAACATAATTGGTGTTGGTGTACgacaaaaaaaagatttatcaaaatatgtaaaatggCCAAGGTTTATTCGAAtccaaagaaaaaaaaaaatattactacAAAGATTAAAAGTTCCTCCTTCAATTAATCAATTTAATCATGTTCTTTCGAAGAGTcaa aCTCAAGATTTGATGAACTTTTTAAAAGCATATAAACCAGAATCCAAGgcagagaaaaaaaaaagattattaaaaaaagcaGAAGATGCTTTAAATCAAGTTGTGACTAAGGAAAAGAAGCCTTTATTTGTTAAATATGGAATAAATCACATAACCAAATTagttgaaaataaaaaagcaaAACTTGTTGTTATAGCTAATGACGTATCACCAATTGAacttgttttatttttgccAACATTATGTAGATTGAAAGAAGTACCTTACTGTATAGTTAAGAATAAAGCTATTTTAGGAAAATTagtacataaaaaaaatgcaacTGCTGTATGTATAGAAGCTGTATCAAAAGAAGATCAAGAAAAATTAgaatatttttgtaatatatGCAAAGAAAACTTTAATAACAATGTTGAAATAAGAAGAAAATGGGGAGGACAAAAAATGAGTGCCAAATCTAtgttattaaagaaaatgaaggataaagcaaaaaaaattgaagaagcaaaaaaaaaagaaatttcctctaaattataa
- a CDS encoding zinc finger protein, putative, producing MNEEYKNLILKYKKSQNEEIKSHNMEIEGINMDIYKNTNNFINKKEINKEENGYGDEPKGLEIDKNDNIYEKDFLNDINYLNDENDLKKYFIQKNMRKKMKKLDLLNLYVNNSVNIKNELRKTSICKYWLKGICANIECNFAHGEHELKSTYGVYKTTICKHWKKNGNCSSGINCRHAHGENELQPKNLPLHLLKKKNNLKNKNNTKNMNLSNNMNKLNSINNSCNINYISDTSKIDNLNNVSSENSVNNANNVNHINNLNDTKNIQSINILNSGDNIKNLGNFNTNLLINLNLNKNNENTNSLSNSKKIWNYKIFKEQSNNCEVENKLSKSFSNNSSENINDILNKIQNIHDTDNRSGSCNIDYNLINDNMKNEFSNINHDKKQTIEEINNKLINKKFLNNITNINNINNINNGSEELRNILYLKLNNNVDNILKNSDNINNIVNYRCNIENGKNNFENNISDFEVTKNIFENSKNNFEGNNMNFECSENSQIKNDNINIHNLNNFNNIDINNNSNNILNNNKNNCNRHFINYNDISNYDKSDLNINFENSNNIMKKVSYNMKYFSFYINTLNKIADSLNYVNNVENFNILNNNSISNQSQLNESVSHDKDNNKITIMKENHTTSNLIINNNDNTYYNSKIDDEKKKVYENINDEQLELKDLKLKITDSTLLKNEYNIINTYDNNMNNCLNTNITKNNGNSKCDNIVFNNENNVISNRNVTNNNDVIDNSDITINNDSIDNNNAICNNKIKNINSYINYNLKSNDNKWENLNNENKITNISSLNDKIYNSLKNLQINSSNNNNIDKNYEHNNSISKFNNSDKNTSNLYKKFLISQNINNINSDVHNNYNNLSCKKEDYLSYNNNNINNYSNHFGLRNCEINYYANNNHMKMKNNLENNCSLNYIEENKTFINDNDNKNFFVNNKVENNDLYEKKIDFSKNKKITNLNNISKDEQYAFNEVYPNDILKEESENAFNNEEKEKNNSLNNNIEDNNLIHMSDNNMNNNLQNINNEYYNLNEMMCKIKFLYTMNNVVYNKNEDNGTNNKDNTNSNIRNNSINNMSEILNNDKYIGNIKKILNDKGDFLKTLNTNDGDNFELKNHIESHILNNLKNKITFENEDIIKKMKTYAIDKNNIEKNKELNHMKKRTNEESLKKSPMSNSIVYLNNDSFFGKENNNYNFIMNNNLLLGNDKGESILNNSDNKIKMKNKDFNMLLKDNKASNIYDENFLICDKHINKRNFHNVNSNKNDDSISEKEDNSDNNKKYNMKNDNDIVVNDDNSNSNKNASNMEYNYNNSNNDTTTYCHYNNYKNEDYKDYNKNKDAETFNNEVTDLDKKKNNFHFDMLFNNEISNDFIYSLIKNSENKHLESKYFMNEEKEVSKNNLNVNNNSVNIEGNVIHNKNEKNKEQKEIMKSSTKLVSLNNIQNKNDDIEEGKKKYMYDFLNFLEETKYKNEYNSIIKENNNFNKLTNNSTKLVRLHAFKEADNKYNINDMENENNINNILPEKSKFLRINKLEKKNYQFGENNFKNDSNNNNFYNSKEYLNKNIFFSSNGNE from the coding sequence atgaatgaagaatataaaaatttaatattaaaatataagaaaagtcaaaatgaagaaataaaaagtcATAACATGGAAATTGAAGGTATAAATATGGATATTTACAagaatacaaataattttattaataaaaaagaaataaataaggaAGAAAATGGTTATGGAGATGAACCAAAAGGGTTagaaatagataaaaatgataatatatatgaaaaagattttttaaatgatataaattatttgaatgatgaaaatgatttaaaaaaatatttcattcaaaaaaatatgagaaaaaaaatgaaaaagctTGATTTGTTAAATCTATATGTAAACAATTCtgtgaatataaaaaatgaattaagaAAAACATCTATTTGTAAATATTGGTTAAAAGGTATATGTGCGAATATTGAATGCAATTTCGCTCATGGAGAGCATGAACTAAAATCTACTTATGGAGTTTATAAGACAACTATATGTAAGCATTGGAAGAAAAATGGAAATTGCTCAAGTGGAATAAATTGTAGGCATGCTCATGGAGAAAATGAATTACAACCTAAAAATTTACCTCtacatttattaaaaaaaaaaaataacttaaaaaataaaaataatacgaaaaatatgaatttaaGCAACAATATGAATAAACTTAATTCTATTAACAATTCATgcaatataaattatattagtGATACAAGTAAaattgataatttaaataatgttaGCAGTGAAAATAGTGTAAATAATGCTAATAATGTGAATCATATCAATAACTTAAatgatacaaaaaatatacagtccattaatattttaaatagcggtgataatataaaaaatttgggTAATTTTAATACCAATTTATTAatcaatttaaatttaaataaaaataacgaAAACACCAATAGCTTAAGTAATTCTAAGAAAATATGGaattacaaaatttttaaagagCAATCAAATAATTGCGAAgttgaaaataaattatcaaaatCCTTCTCTAATAATTCAagtgaaaatattaatgatatcttaaataaaattcaaaatattcATGACACAGATAATAGAAGTGGTAGTTGTAATAttgattataatttaataaatgataatatgaaaaatgaatttaGTAATATAAACCATGATAAAAAACAAACAATAGAAGAAATAaacaataaattaataaataaaaaatttttaaacaatataaccaatattaataatataaacaaCATAAATAACGGATCTGAAGAATTAAGAAATATACTATACTTAAAACTAAATAATAATGTTGATAATATATTGAAAAACagtgataatataaataatattgtaAATTATAGATGTAATATCgaaaatggaaaaaataatttcgaaaataatataagtgATTTTGAAGTTaccaaaaatatttttgaaaatagtaaaaataattttgaagGTAATAACATGAACTTTGAATGCAGTGAGAATAgccaaattaaaaatgataatatcaatattcataatttaaataactttaataatattgatattaataataatagtaataatatattaaataataataaaaataattgcaATAGgcattttattaattataatgataTATCTAATTATGATAAAAGCGATTTAAACattaattttgaaaattctaacaatataatgaaaaaggtTTCTTAcaatatgaaatatttttctttttacataaatacattaaataaaatagctGATAGTTTAAATTACGTAAATAATGTGGAAAATTTTAACAttctaaataataatagtataaGTAACCAAAGTCAATTAAACGAAAGTGTAAGTCatgataaagataataataaaataactaTTATGAAGGAAAATCATACAACTtctaatttaattattaacaATAATGATAACACTTATTACAATTCTAAAATcgatgatgaaaaaaaaaaagtgtatgaaaatataaatgatgagCAATTAGAATTAAAGGAtttaaaactaaaaattaCTGATTCAACTTTATtgaaaaatgaatataacattattaatacatatgataataatatgaataattgtTTAAATACTAACATTACTAAGAATAATGGAAATAGTAAATGTGATAATATAGtatttaataatgaaaataatgttaTAAGTAATAGAAATGTTACAAATAATAACGATGTAATAGATAATAGTGATATTACAATTAATAATGATTCaatagataataataatgctatatgtaataataaaataaaaaatattaattcttatataaattataatttaaaatcaaACGACAATAAATgggaaaatttaaataatgaaaataaaataacaaacATAAGTagtttaaatgataaaatatataatagtttaaaaaatttgcAAATAAATAgttctaataataataatattgataaaaattatgaacatAATAATTCAATCagtaaatttaataattcagataaaaatacaagcaatttatataagaaatttttaatttcacaAAATATCAACAACATTAATAGCGATGtacataataattataataacttAAGTTGCAAGAAAGAAGATTATTTGAgttacaataataataatataaataattatagtaATCATTTTGGTTTAAGAAATTGcgaaataaattattatgcGAATAATAATcatatgaaaatgaaaaataatttggAAAATAACTgttctttaaattatatagaagaaaacaaaacttttataaatgataatgataataaaaatttctttgtaaataataaagtagaaaataatgatttatatgaaaaaaaaattgatttttctaaaaataagaaaataacaAATCTAAATAACATAAGCAAGGATGAACAATATGCTTTTAATGAGGTATATCCAAAcgatattttaaaagaagaaagtGAAAATGCatttaataatgaagaaaaagagaaaaataatagtttaaataataatatagaagataataatttaattcataTGAGTGacaataatatgaataataatttacaaaacataaataatgaatactacaatttaaatgaaatgaTGTGTAAaatcaaatttttatatactatGAACAATGTtgtatacaataaaaatgaagataatgGTACAAATAACAAAGATAATACAAATTcaaatataagaaataatagtataaataacatgagtgaaatattaaataatgataaatacATAggtaacataaaaaaaatattgaatgaTAAAGGAGATTTTTTGAAAACTTTAAATACAAATGATGGGGACAactttgaattaaaaaatcatataGAATCACATATACtaaacaatttaaaaaataaaataacatttgaaaatgaagatataataaaaaaaatgaaaacataTGCCATAGATAAAAACAATATAGAGAAAAATAAGGAATTAAACcatatgaaaaaaagaacaaatgAAGAATCACTTAAAAAAAGTCCCATGAGCAATAGTATTGtctatttaaataatgattcATTTTTTGGAAAAgagaataataattataattttataatgaataataatttgCTTTTGGGTAATGATAAAGGAGAgagtattttaaataatagcgataataaaataaaaatgaaaaataaagattttaATATGTTgttaaaagataataaagcAAGTAACATTTACGAtgaaaattttcttatttgtgataaacatataaataaaagaaattttcataatgttaatagtaataaaaatgatgattCTATTAgtgaaaaagaagataatagtgataataataagaaatataatatgaaaaatgataatgataTTGTTGTTAATGATGATAATAGTAATAGCAATAAAAATGCTAGCAACATggaatataattataacaatAGTAACAATGATACGACAACTTATTgtcattataataattataaaaatgaagactATAaagattataataaaaacaaagatGCAGAAACATTTAATAATGAAGTAACTGATTTGGATAAAAAGaagaataattttcattttgatatgttatttaataatgaaatttcaaacgattttatttattctttaattaaaaattctgAAAATAAGCATTTGGaaagtaaatattttatgaatGAAGAAAAGGAAGTTTCtaaaaataacttaaatGTAAATAACAATTCAGTAAATATTGAAGGGAATGTAATACATAAtaagaatgaaaaaaataaggagcaaaaagaaattatgaaATCATCAACAAAATTGGTtagtttaaataatatacaaaataaaaatgatgacATAGAAGAGggaaagaaaaaatacatgtatgactttttaaattttttagaggaaacaaaatataagaaTGAATATAATAGCATTATtaaggaaaataataattttaataaattaactAATAACTCGACAAAATTAGTTAGACTTCATGCATTTAAAGAAGcagataataaatataacattAATGATatggaaaatgaaaataatattaataatatactaCCAGAAAAATCTAAATTTCtaagaattaataaattagaaaaaaaaaattatcagtttggagaaaataattttaaaaatgatagtaataataataatttttataattcaaaGGAATAtcttaacaaaaatatttttttttcttctaatgggaatgaataa